In one window of Shewanella goraebulensis DNA:
- the clpA gene encoding ATP-dependent Clp protease ATP-binding subunit ClpA, which produces MLNKDLEVTLNLAFQQARDSRHEYMTVEHLLLALINNPSAKEALLACGADITRLHEEVSNFIQQTTPLIAESTEERETQPTLGFQRVLQRAVFHVQSSGRNEVTGANVLVAIFSEQESQAVYLLRRCEITRLDVVNYISHGLPKDDDDSEINNPEASEEGSESAEDRSLLSQFATDLNQMSKDGVIDPLIGRDDEVERAIQTLCRRRKNNPLLVGEAGVGKTAIAEGLAYRIVNDQVPDVIKDATVYSLDLGSLLAGTKYRGDFEKRFKGLLKELGKNEHAILFIDEIHTIIGAGAASGGVMDASNLLKPLLSNGTLRCMGSTTFQEYQSIFEKDRALARRFQKIDINEPSVAETTKILLGLKSKYEEHHGVRYTQAAISSAASLSAKHINDRHLPDKAIDVIDEAGARMVMLPQSKRKKTIGQPEIEAIIAKIARIPEKSVSSTDKDLLKNLERNLKMLVFGQDKAIEGLSSAIRLSRSGLGAEKKPVGSFLFAGPTGVGKTEVTNQLASCLNMKLIRFDMSEYMERHAVSRLIGSPPGYVGYEQGGLLTDAVIKNPHCVVLLDEIEKAHPDVYNLLLQVMDHGTLTDNNGRKADFRNVTLVMTTNAGVQETIRTSIGFKQQDNSLNAMSEINKVFTPEFRNRLDSIIWFNHLDMTIIAKVVDKFLIELQAQLDEKRVTLEVTDEARTLLAEKGYDKNMGARPMGRVVTELIKRPLADEILFGKLEAGGTAKVDVKDNEIVINCECEEKVS; this is translated from the coding sequence ATGCTAAACAAAGATCTCGAAGTCACCTTGAACCTAGCTTTTCAACAAGCTAGAGATTCACGTCATGAATATATGACGGTAGAACATTTATTATTAGCATTAATCAATAACCCATCGGCCAAAGAAGCACTATTGGCTTGTGGCGCGGATATTACTCGTCTTCACGAGGAAGTATCTAACTTCATTCAACAAACAACCCCATTAATCGCCGAAAGCACTGAAGAACGTGAAACCCAGCCAACATTAGGTTTTCAACGTGTGCTGCAACGTGCAGTATTCCATGTGCAATCTTCAGGGCGTAATGAAGTCACTGGTGCCAATGTACTCGTGGCTATTTTTAGTGAACAAGAATCCCAAGCAGTTTACTTACTACGTCGTTGCGAAATCACCCGTTTAGATGTGGTGAATTACATTTCACATGGTTTACCGAAAGATGACGACGATAGTGAAATTAATAATCCAGAAGCATCAGAAGAAGGCAGCGAGTCTGCTGAAGACAGGAGTCTTTTGTCGCAATTTGCTACTGACTTAAATCAAATGTCTAAAGATGGTGTGATCGATCCATTAATAGGACGTGATGACGAAGTAGAACGTGCGATTCAAACCTTATGTCGTCGTCGTAAAAATAACCCGCTATTGGTGGGGGAAGCAGGTGTTGGTAAAACTGCCATCGCAGAAGGCCTAGCTTATCGTATCGTTAACGATCAAGTACCTGATGTAATCAAAGATGCAACTGTTTACTCATTAGATTTAGGCTCATTACTTGCGGGCACAAAATACCGCGGGGATTTTGAGAAACGCTTTAAAGGCTTACTTAAAGAGCTGGGTAAGAATGAACACGCAATTTTGTTCATCGATGAAATTCATACCATTATTGGCGCAGGTGCCGCGTCCGGTGGCGTTATGGATGCATCAAATTTGCTAAAACCATTACTGTCTAACGGTACGCTACGCTGTATGGGGTCGACGACCTTTCAAGAATACCAAAGTATTTTTGAAAAAGATCGCGCCCTAGCAAGACGTTTCCAGAAAATAGATATTAACGAACCATCGGTTGCCGAGACCACTAAAATTCTATTAGGGCTTAAGTCCAAATACGAAGAACACCACGGCGTGCGATACACTCAAGCTGCCATAAGTTCAGCTGCGAGTTTATCGGCAAAACACATCAATGACCGTCACTTGCCTGATAAAGCCATTGATGTAATCGATGAAGCGGGCGCTCGTATGGTGATGTTGCCGCAAAGCAAACGTAAGAAAACCATTGGTCAGCCAGAAATTGAAGCGATAATCGCTAAGATCGCTCGTATTCCTGAAAAGTCCGTATCGTCTACTGATAAGGATTTACTTAAAAACCTTGAGCGTAACCTTAAAATGTTGGTGTTTGGCCAAGACAAGGCGATTGAGGGGCTTAGTTCAGCCATTCGATTATCTCGAAGTGGTTTAGGCGCTGAGAAAAAGCCAGTAGGTAGTTTCTTGTTTGCTGGACCTACTGGTGTGGGTAAAACTGAAGTGACTAACCAATTAGCTTCTTGTTTAAACATGAAGTTAATTCGATTCGATATGTCAGAGTACATGGAACGTCACGCGGTTTCACGCCTAATCGGTTCGCCTCCAGGTTATGTGGGTTATGAGCAAGGTGGTTTGTTAACAGATGCTGTGATTAAAAACCCTCATTGTGTGGTGTTATTGGATGAAATTGAAAAAGCCCATCCGGATGTCTACAATTTGCTATTACAAGTCATGGATCACGGAACCTTAACTGATAATAATGGCCGTAAAGCTGATTTCAGAAATGTCACCTTAGTGATGACAACCAATGCCGGTGTGCAAGAAACCATTCGCACTTCAATTGGGTTTAAGCAGCAAGATAATAGTCTTAATGCTATGTCTGAAATTAATAAGGTATTCACGCCAGAGTTTCGTAATCGTTTAGATTCAATTATTTGGTTTAATCATTTAGATATGACCATTATTGCCAAAGTAGTTGATAAGTTCTTAATTGAACTACAAGCACAACTTGACGAGAAACGGGTGACATTGGAAGTGACTGATGAAGCGCGTACGCTACTTGCTGAAAAAGGCTACGACAAAAACATGGGCGCACGACCTATGGGACGAGTTGTCACTGAGTTGATTAAACGACCTTTAGCCGATGAAATACTGTTTGGTAAATTGGAAGCGGGCGGTACTGCCAAAGTGGATGTTAAGGACAATGAAATTGTCATTAACTGCGAATGCGAAGAAAAGGTGTCGTAA
- the clpS gene encoding ATP-dependent Clp protease adapter ClpS, with translation MGRLGSVEHTEERVESELQPPSMYKVVLNNDDYTPMDFVIEVLQRFFNKDEQQATDIMLAIHHQGKGICGVYSFGIAETKVLQVNQFAKENQHPLLCSLETA, from the coding sequence ATGGGTAGATTAGGCAGCGTAGAGCACACAGAAGAACGTGTTGAATCGGAGCTACAACCACCTTCAATGTACAAAGTCGTGTTAAATAACGATGATTACACTCCGATGGATTTCGTGATAGAAGTGTTACAACGCTTTTTTAATAAGGATGAACAACAAGCCACCGATATTATGTTGGCTATCCATCACCAAGGTAAAGGAATATGCGGTGTTTATTCGTTTGGCATTGCCGAAACGAAAGTGTTACAAGTAAATCAATTTGCCAAAGAAAATCAACATCCATTACTGTGTTCATTAGAAACTGCATGA
- the cspD gene encoding cold shock domain-containing protein CspD, whose amino-acid sequence MASGTVKWFNNAKGFGFICPDQGGEDVFAHYSTIEMEGYRTLKAGQPVDFETEQGPKGMHASAISPTK is encoded by the coding sequence ATGGCAAGCGGAACTGTTAAATGGTTCAACAACGCCAAAGGATTCGGGTTTATTTGCCCAGATCAGGGTGGCGAAGATGTATTTGCGCATTATTCAACAATCGAAATGGAAGGTTATAGAACGCTTAAAGCGGGCCAACCTGTAGATTTCGAAACTGAGCAGGGCCCAAAAGGGATGCATGCTTCAGCCATTTCACCTACTAAATAG